The following DNA comes from Desulforegula conservatrix Mb1Pa.
TTGCAACAAGCGGCTCAATTGTACCGCATGGATGAAAAAATAGAGGAAATAAAGGAACAGGACGCTCTGTTGAGGAGACAACAACACATTCCTTGGCCCTGACAGCTCCGATCCATTCAGCGATACGCCCTGCATTGCCAATGGTCGCTGAAAGAAGAAGCAGACTTACCCTGATAGGAAGGTAGATTATTACCTCTTCCCAGACAACCCCTCTTTCCTCATCGCCTATATAATGTGCCTCATCCATAACAACGAGATCAGAACGGATGTCAACGGCTTTGTGCATGGAATCATAGAGCTGGTTCCTGAGGATTTCGGTGGTTCCAACAATAATTGGAGCATCAGGGTTTTCCTGCCTGTCTCCGGTAAGGATACCTACATTGTCCTGACCAAAAACATGACAGAAATGATTATAAATTGAATTTGAAAGAGCCTTCAGCGGCGACGCATACCAGGAGCGCCCTCCGTTATCAAAGACCCTCCTTATAGCCGTCTCAGCAATCCAGGTCTTGCCTGATCCGGTCGGAGCCGTTACTAGGCAGTCATTCTCTATTACAGCTGCAACAGCTTCAAGCTGAAAAGGATCAGGATGAAATGGAGAAGGTTCAGGCGTGCCAATTTCCTTAAAAACAGATTTAAGGCGGGGGTCTATATCCGGCTTTATTTTTGAGTGGAATTTTTTGTCTTTGGGATACCCTTTTTCAGAGTATCTTCCTTTGTCATTTTTTTTATGTGGAAGGTATTTTTTCATCAATAATGTTTACTTTTAGTAAGCGGAAATATAAATACTCGTTTTTCCCATGAATTCCGGCTTGGGTATAGCATCCATGATTCTTGCAAGTAAAGAATGATTTTGATCCGCCAAACAGTTAACAAAAATTTAATATTAGGTAAAAAATGACCAACAACACCGTCCACAAACCTGAAATCCTGTCGCCCGCAGGATGCAAAGCATCTTTTCTTGCGGCAATAGCAGCCGGTGCGGATGCAATTTACTGCGGATTGAAAATTTTTTCAGCCCGTATGGAGGCGGACAATTTCTCAATTGATGAACTTGCTGCACTTACAATGCTTGCCCATTCAAAAGGAGTCAGGGTCTATGTAACCCTCAACTCACTCCTAAAAGAAGACGAGCTTGAAAAAGCAGGCCGTCAGCTGTCAAGACTCGCAACCGACGTGAAACCAGACGCAATCATAATTCAGGATATTGCTTTTATTGAACTCGCAAAACAGGCTGGTTTCAAAGGCGAGATTCATCTTTCGACACTTGCGGCGCTCACAACGGCATCAGGAATTAAAATGGCCGAGCAGCTTGGAGTACATAGAGTTGTCATTCCAAGAGAACTTAATATCGATGAAATCAAAGCCATGGCAGCTGCTTCAGGGCCAAAAACAGATCTTGAAGTATTTGTTCATGGAGCTCTCTGCTATGCGGTTTCAGGAAAATGCTACTGGAGCAGTTTTCTTGGAGGAAAAAGCGGTCTCCGCGGAAGATGCGTTCAGCCATGCAGGAGATCCTATAACCAGGATGGTAATACTTCCGGAGTGTTCTCGTGTCAGGATTTCAGCGCTGATGTTCTGACCAAAATTCTCCTTTCAGTTCCAGAGGTTAAAACATGGAAAATCGAGGGAAGAAAAAAGGGGCCGCACTATGTATTTTACACAACCACAGCATATAAAATGCTTCGAGACGAAAGCAAGGACGCTTCAGTAAAAAGATCAGCCATCCAGCTGCTTGAACAGGCTCTGGGAAGGGACACAACGCACTACAACATTCTTCCCCAAAGAGCGCAAAATCCCATAAACACAAAATTCCAAACTGCTTCAGGCAAATATATAGGCAAGGTTCAGGGTAGCGTCAAAGCGCCTTTTTTTACTCCGCGCATTCCTTTATTGCCAAACGATCTACTGAGGATAGGCTATGAAGACAGCCACG
Coding sequences within:
- a CDS encoding peptidase U32 family protein, giving the protein MTNNTVHKPEILSPAGCKASFLAAIAAGADAIYCGLKIFSARMEADNFSIDELAALTMLAHSKGVRVYVTLNSLLKEDELEKAGRQLSRLATDVKPDAIIIQDIAFIELAKQAGFKGEIHLSTLAALTTASGIKMAEQLGVHRVVIPRELNIDEIKAMAAASGPKTDLEVFVHGALCYAVSGKCYWSSFLGGKSGLRGRCVQPCRRSYNQDGNTSGVFSCQDFSADVLTKILLSVPEVKTWKIEGRKKGPHYVFYTTTAYKMLRDESKDASVKRSAIQLLEQALGRDTTHYNILPQRAQNPINTKFQTASGKYIGKVQGSVKAPFFTPRIPLLPNDLLRIGYEDSHGHKIQKINRSVPKQGKFPFSTYSKSGLPFPGSSVFLIDRREKALDVMIKELENELVAISSTISTKAEPPDFKINYFKKDFRRAQAFEMKFKEIPRSSGANSKWLSKKEVDKTVRAESEKTWWWIHPVIWPENEPEFEELLKNASAKGAMNFVLNSIWQFESLKKICGKKSRIWAGPFCNISNSYSIKALEKLGFDGVIVSPELPGEIMTSLPSTSALPLGVVISGLWPFAISRIKADDLTPDAPFLSPKGEEAFITKKDSNWWVFPNWKLDISTKKSLLEKSGYKVFVHMEEKIPNSMKIKNREGLWNWDIRLL